One window from the genome of Pyrobaculum ferrireducens encodes:
- the ppsA gene encoding phosphoenolpyruvate synthase gives MRFIKWLNEVDKKDILIVGGKGANLGEVARIVQVPPGFVVTTEAYLHFLQVTGLKEKIGEVLKEFISRGEPDEYEKASAVIRGLIESSPLPSDLEKELVEAYKKLCDDVGVPNVAVAVRSSATAEDIPEASFAGQQDTYLNVRGAENVIYYVKRVWGSLYTARALYYRDKMGIPHEKSLMAVVVQKLVNAKAAGVIFTLDPTNGDRSKVVIEASWGLGEGVVKGIVTPDEYVVDKATGKIVEKRISVKRVAVVRDEAGLVKEIELSLEKASSPALRDEEVVELAKMAVKLEETYGHPVDIEFAVDADIEYPRNLFILQVRPETVWSRKAEQATKAVEEVPVGTVVVRGIPASPGVAVGAAKVCLTLEDAKKKLRKGDILVTKMTDPDWVPYMRIASAIVTDEGGRTSHAAIVSRELGIPAVVGTGNATSVLKDGVVYTVDGSKGVVLQGAVAKKEEAKAVEVVAPPREIILHIYRAVPTGTKVYMNLGEPDKIDEYKDLPFDGIGLMRIEFVISSWISQHPVYLLSIGQEHKFVTKMAEGIAKVASAIYPRPVVVRFSDFKTNEYRGLEGGEKFEPEERNPMLGWRGVSRYVSPQYEKAFRLELRAVKMAREQMGLNNVWVMAPFVRTVWEAERFARLLEEEGLYRDRDFKVWAMSEVPSIALMVEEFAEYFDGFSIGSNDLTQLVLGVDRDNDFLVRINPKYFDEREAPVLKAIYEIIRRAHKVGRTVSICGQGPSVYPQLVEFLVRAGIDSISVNPDAVLQTRIHVASVELKVLRERLDAIYRALYKVEEGAEFYEILKKVFGGVKY, from the coding sequence ATGCGGTTCATTAAGTGGCTTAATGAAGTTGATAAGAAAGATATTCTTATCGTGGGTGGCAAGGGGGCTAATCTGGGGGAGGTGGCTCGCATTGTGCAGGTGCCTCCCGGTTTTGTAGTGACAACTGAGGCGTATCTACATTTCCTCCAGGTGACGGGATTAAAGGAGAAAATTGGGGAAGTTCTAAAGGAGTTTATCTCCCGCGGCGAACCCGACGAGTATGAAAAGGCCAGTGCGGTGATACGCGGCCTTATTGAGAGCTCGCCTCTTCCCTCGGATTTAGAAAAGGAGCTGGTGGAGGCTTATAAGAAGCTGTGTGATGACGTCGGCGTCCCTAATGTAGCTGTCGCCGTTAGGAGCTCCGCAACTGCTGAGGACATACCTGAGGCCTCCTTTGCGGGGCAACAAGACACATATCTCAATGTTAGAGGTGCCGAGAACGTTATTTACTATGTCAAGAGGGTCTGGGGCTCTCTCTACACCGCGCGCGCGTTGTACTACCGGGACAAGATGGGGATCCCCCATGAGAAGAGCTTAATGGCCGTGGTGGTGCAGAAGCTTGTAAACGCAAAAGCCGCAGGTGTGATTTTTACCCTTGACCCAACCAACGGCGACAGGTCTAAGGTTGTGATAGAGGCTAGTTGGGGGCTGGGGGAGGGCGTCGTCAAGGGGATTGTCACACCAGATGAGTACGTTGTGGATAAAGCCACGGGGAAGATAGTAGAGAAGAGAATATCGGTAAAGAGGGTAGCTGTTGTAAGGGACGAGGCTGGTCTTGTTAAAGAGATTGAGCTCTCTCTGGAAAAAGCTAGCTCCCCCGCACTTAGAGATGAGGAGGTGGTGGAGTTGGCTAAGATGGCGGTGAAGCTAGAGGAGACATATGGTCACCCTGTTGATATAGAGTTCGCCGTGGACGCCGATATTGAGTACCCCCGAAACCTCTTCATTCTACAGGTTAGGCCAGAGACTGTGTGGAGTCGTAAGGCTGAGCAAGCTACCAAGGCTGTGGAGGAGGTGCCTGTGGGGACTGTGGTGGTTAGGGGGATCCCGGCAAGCCCCGGCGTTGCCGTGGGAGCCGCCAAGGTGTGCCTTACACTAGAAGACGCTAAGAAGAAGCTGAGGAAAGGCGATATACTAGTTACTAAGATGACTGATCCTGACTGGGTGCCTTATATGCGCATCGCCTCGGCCATCGTCACCGACGAGGGTGGGAGGACGTCTCACGCCGCTATTGTGAGTAGAGAGTTAGGTATACCCGCGGTGGTGGGGACCGGGAACGCCACCTCGGTATTGAAAGATGGGGTGGTTTATACCGTGGATGGAAGTAAAGGGGTGGTGTTGCAAGGCGCCGTGGCGAAGAAGGAGGAGGCGAAGGCTGTGGAGGTTGTTGCGCCGCCGAGGGAAATCATACTACACATATACCGGGCCGTGCCCACGGGCACCAAGGTATACATGAACCTAGGCGAGCCCGATAAAATAGACGAGTACAAGGATCTGCCCTTCGACGGGATTGGCCTCATGCGCATTGAGTTTGTTATTTCGAGCTGGATTAGTCAACACCCCGTATACTTACTGTCCATCGGCCAGGAGCATAAATTTGTGACTAAGATGGCTGAGGGAATTGCCAAGGTAGCCTCCGCCATATACCCCAGGCCTGTTGTGGTGAGGTTTAGCGACTTCAAGACTAATGAATACAGGGGGCTGGAGGGTGGCGAGAAGTTCGAGCCGGAGGAGCGCAACCCCATGCTGGGCTGGCGCGGTGTGTCGCGCTACGTCTCGCCGCAGTACGAGAAGGCCTTCCGCCTAGAGCTCAGGGCTGTGAAGATGGCTAGAGAGCAGATGGGGCTGAACAACGTGTGGGTAATGGCGCCGTTTGTGAGGACTGTGTGGGAGGCTGAGAGGTTTGCCAGGTTGCTGGAGGAGGAGGGCCTCTACCGCGATCGCGACTTCAAGGTGTGGGCTATGTCGGAGGTGCCCTCCATTGCCTTGATGGTGGAGGAGTTCGCCGAGTATTTCGACGGATTCTCCATAGGGTCTAACGACTTGACGCAGCTCGTCCTCGGTGTCGACAGGGACAACGACTTTCTTGTGAGGATAAACCCCAAGTACTTCGACGAGAGGGAGGCGCCTGTGCTGAAGGCGATCTATGAAATTATTAGGAGGGCTCATAAGGTGGGGCGCACCGTGTCTATATGCGGCCAGGGGCCGTCTGTCTACCCCCAGCTTGTGGAGTTCCTCGTCCGCGCTGGTATCGACAGCATATCTGTTAACCCAGACGCGGTGTTGCAGACAAGGATCCACGTGGCGTCTGTGGAGTTGAAGGTGCTGAGGGAGAGGCTGGACGCAATCTACAGAGCCTTGTACAAGGTTGAAGAGGGGGCTGAGTTTTACGAAATTTTAAAGAAGGTGTTTGGAGGGGTTAAGTACTGA
- a CDS encoding CPBP family intramembrane glutamic endopeptidase produces the protein MSYKDGGAVSPLKIAGLVSALVLMIATPRPWGYVVVLSATIIYGRRLVRIEPAPMYVVAAALVYGTTFLLDLALVGPPSYIPPWWEAVILAPLAEEFVFRALPFTTLPSPLSWIFSVVVFGALHPANPLLASLYGLALSLMYRGGGYAASVALHAFNNALWILLATRSF, from the coding sequence GTGAGTTATAAAGATGGGGGCGCCGTCTCGCCTCTGAAAATCGCCGGCCTTGTCTCGGCTCTTGTATTGATGATCGCGACGCCCAGGCCCTGGGGCTATGTGGTTGTGCTGTCTGCAACGATTATATACGGCAGGAGGCTGGTGCGTATAGAGCCGGCGCCTATGTACGTCGTCGCGGCGGCCCTGGTGTACGGGACTACCTTCTTGCTGGACTTAGCCCTCGTCGGGCCTCCGAGCTATATACCTCCGTGGTGGGAGGCGGTTATCTTGGCGCCGCTGGCTGAGGAGTTTGTTTTTAGAGCGCTACCGTTTACAACCCTACCTAGCCCCCTCTCGTGGATATTCTCCGTGGTGGTCTTCGGAGCGTTGCACCCTGCGAACCCCCTCTTGGCGTCGCTATATGGGCTGGCCCTCTCTCTCATGTACCGGGGCGGTGGATACGCGGCCTCGGTGGCCCTACACGCCTTTAACAACGCACTGTGGATTCTCCTAGCTACACGTAGCTTCTAG
- a CDS encoding mechanosensitive ion channel domain-containing protein, which produces MDLFAVAAGVVGAVVSFSLVYYLIRRFFFRVMYREQIYILELVALLFSVSLFFAIVSPQAQLHHLFYLVFAIFIVSVGIMLLGTWRILSEYLTGLFITRILDLHVGDYLEFGNMRGYITALEDAFIVIRDPRREYVYIPYTSLLRIPFRRVKTPEGHEVRIRLFVPHGQDLRRVKELVSQVAKDYGLERLSVDVEKIGMRGVVVVVRGVLKDPRQEDELRYALLDRVYAEISREQRPTL; this is translated from the coding sequence ATGGATCTCTTCGCGGTAGCGGCGGGCGTAGTCGGCGCCGTCGTTTCCTTCTCCCTGGTATACTACCTAATTAGGCGGTTTTTCTTCCGGGTGATGTACAGAGAGCAGATTTACATACTGGAGCTGGTGGCACTTCTCTTCTCCGTCTCCCTGTTTTTCGCCATTGTTTCTCCCCAGGCCCAGCTCCACCACCTCTTTTACCTAGTCTTCGCCATTTTCATCGTGTCAGTGGGGATAATGTTGCTCGGCACCTGGAGAATTCTCTCGGAGTATCTCACCGGGCTGTTCATCACACGCATCTTGGATCTTCATGTAGGTGACTACCTGGAGTTTGGCAACATGCGTGGCTACATCACCGCGCTGGAGGACGCATTTATAGTAATTAGAGATCCTAGAAGAGAATACGTCTACATTCCCTACACCTCGCTATTGCGGATACCCTTTAGGAGAGTTAAAACACCTGAAGGTCACGAGGTGAGGATAAGGCTTTTCGTGCCCCATGGACAAGACTTGAGAAGAGTTAAGGAGTTGGTGAGCCAGGTGGCTAAGGATTACGGACTTGAGAGGCTCAGCGTCGACGTGGAGAAGATAGGTATGAGGGGGGTCGTCGTCGTCGTTAGAGGTGTTTTAAAGGATCCCCGTCAAGAAGACGAGTTGAGATATGCGCTTCTAGATAGGGTATACGCCGAAATCTCGCGCGAGCAACGTCCTACTCTGTGA
- the kae1 gene encoding KEOPS complex N(6)-L-threonylcarbamoyladenine synthase Kae1 — MFVLGVESTAHTFSLGLVKEGRIVGQVGRTYVPPHGAGIHPREAAEHHSRVAPLLLRQLLDTYGVRLSDIGVVAYAAGPGLGPALRIGAVLARALAIKLGVPIVPVHHGVAHIEVARFATSTCDPLVLLISGGHTVIAGFSEGRYRVFGETLDVAIGNAIDMFAREVGLGFPGVPAVEKCAEGAGGVVPFPMPIVGQDLSYAGLTTYALKLVKEGAPLPVVCKSLVEAAYYMLAEVTERAIAFTKKRHLVVAGGVARSRRLRDVLFHIGRDYGIDVRIVPDEYAGDNGAMIALTGYYAYRSGVYTTPERSFVRQRWRLDAVDVPWFYDLCRNVTDK, encoded by the coding sequence GTGTTTGTACTCGGCGTCGAGTCCACGGCGCACACCTTCAGCCTCGGGCTAGTTAAAGAGGGTAGGATTGTCGGCCAGGTTGGGAGGACCTACGTCCCTCCGCACGGCGCCGGCATACACCCAAGGGAGGCGGCGGAGCACCATTCGCGGGTTGCCCCCCTGCTTCTCCGCCAGCTACTCGATACCTACGGCGTGAGGCTGTCGGATATTGGAGTTGTGGCCTACGCCGCTGGGCCTGGGCTGGGGCCCGCGTTGAGGATAGGCGCGGTTCTGGCGAGGGCTTTGGCGATAAAGCTGGGGGTGCCGATTGTCCCTGTTCACCACGGGGTTGCCCACATAGAGGTAGCTCGGTTTGCCACCTCCACCTGTGACCCGCTTGTGTTATTGATTTCTGGGGGGCACACGGTGATCGCAGGCTTCTCTGAGGGGCGTTACAGGGTGTTTGGGGAGACTCTTGACGTGGCGATTGGGAACGCTATTGACATGTTCGCGCGGGAGGTCGGCCTCGGGTTCCCCGGTGTCCCGGCTGTGGAGAAATGCGCCGAGGGGGCGGGGGGCGTGGTCCCCTTCCCGATGCCAATTGTGGGTCAGGACCTCTCCTACGCCGGGCTGACGACCTACGCCTTGAAGCTGGTTAAGGAGGGGGCGCCTCTGCCTGTGGTGTGTAAGTCGCTTGTGGAGGCGGCGTATTACATGCTGGCTGAAGTCACTGAGAGGGCGATTGCCTTTACCAAGAAGCGGCATTTGGTGGTGGCGGGGGGAGTGGCGCGGAGTAGGAGGTTGAGAGATGTGCTTTTCCACATTGGGAGGGATTACGGGATCGATGTGAGAATCGTACCTGACGAATACGCCGGCGACAACGGGGCTATGATTGCCTTGACAGGCTACTATGCGTATAGAAGCGGCGTGTATACAACTCCGGAGCGGAGTTTTGTGAGGCAGAGGTGGCGGCTGGATGCGGTGGACGTGCCTTGGTTCTACGATCTCTGTAGAAACGTCACAGATAAATAG
- a CDS encoding B12-binding domain-containing radical SAM protein, with protein MRRVAYRKNVVKVALLYPSTYAVAMSSAVFHMLYFKLQDAGFYVERFTADRGPRGVEDGTPLREFDYVVATVHYELDYINIVKMFLKAGIPARASLRGKPRLVVGGPPVTANPEPMAEFADAIVLGELEPNWELLVEYMATGEEVEGLYYPHRGAYPVEIRHASDMTWLDHRRIPEPESAFSISVELARGCPYSCLFCMESYISKPYRPRKWEVVLSEVTGLYGKYGVRPALVALTANAHPHFKDLLRETVNRGLPLSVPSLRAELLDDESLKLIAEVGQKTVTIAPETSERLRKALGKDMSDEDVVRVARKAAELGLKIKLYMLVGVPCERGEDIEAARRLVAEVKKTGAPLYLSVNPFIPKPQTPLQYHPMAPLDYLKRAIEEMGRAPHDQFSYYDPLLAVAQAAIALGGREAARLIEGAALSNSPRIYWRRLLRAGELDYVFKPREEPLPWSHVRGFYAPSQLRKIYEAFLEATCS; from the coding sequence ATGCGGAGAGTGGCGTATAGGAAAAACGTGGTAAAGGTGGCGTTGCTGTACCCGTCGACATACGCCGTGGCGATGTCATCTGCCGTCTTCCACATGCTGTACTTCAAGCTACAAGACGCAGGTTTTTATGTGGAGAGATTTACTGCAGACAGGGGGCCGAGGGGCGTGGAGGACGGCACCCCGCTTAGGGAGTTTGACTACGTAGTGGCAACAGTCCACTACGAGCTTGACTACATCAACATCGTCAAGATGTTTCTAAAAGCCGGCATACCCGCGAGGGCATCTCTCCGCGGCAAGCCGAGGCTCGTTGTGGGAGGCCCTCCGGTCACCGCAAATCCAGAGCCCATGGCAGAGTTCGCCGACGCCATAGTGCTGGGAGAGTTGGAGCCCAATTGGGAGTTGCTAGTGGAGTATATGGCCACTGGGGAGGAGGTGGAGGGGCTCTACTACCCGCATAGGGGCGCGTACCCCGTGGAGATACGCCACGCCAGCGACATGACGTGGCTTGACCACAGACGCATACCGGAGCCCGAGTCCGCCTTCAGCATCTCAGTAGAGCTGGCCAGGGGTTGCCCATACTCATGTCTATTCTGTATGGAAAGTTACATCTCTAAGCCTTATCGGCCTAGAAAATGGGAGGTTGTGTTAAGCGAGGTGACTGGGCTTTATGGAAAATACGGCGTGAGGCCGGCTTTGGTTGCGCTCACGGCAAATGCCCACCCACACTTCAAAGATCTGCTCCGGGAGACTGTAAATAGAGGCCTCCCACTCTCGGTACCTTCTCTACGAGCGGAGCTTCTAGACGACGAATCGCTCAAGCTCATCGCCGAGGTTGGCCAAAAGACGGTTACCATCGCGCCGGAGACAAGCGAGCGGCTTAGGAAGGCGCTGGGGAAGGACATGAGCGACGAAGACGTGGTGAGAGTGGCGAGAAAAGCCGCCGAGCTCGGCCTCAAGATAAAGCTCTACATGTTAGTGGGCGTGCCCTGTGAGAGGGGAGAAGACATAGAGGCGGCTCGGAGGCTCGTGGCTGAGGTGAAGAAGACAGGAGCCCCCCTCTACCTCAGCGTTAACCCCTTCATACCGAAGCCCCAGACCCCCCTCCAGTACCACCCAATGGCCCCTCTGGACTACCTAAAGAGGGCTATTGAGGAAATGGGGAGGGCTCCCCACGACCAGTTCTCCTACTATGATCCTCTGCTGGCCGTCGCGCAGGCGGCAATCGCGCTTGGGGGGAGAGAGGCGGCTCGGCTCATAGAGGGGGCGGCCTTGTCTAACTCGCCAAGGATCTACTGGAGGCGACTGCTCCGCGCCGGCGAGCTGGACTACGTATTCAAGCCGAGGGAAGAGCCTCTGCCTTGGAGCCACGTACGTGGGTTCTACGCGCCGAGTCAGCTGAGGAAGATATACGAGGCTTTTCTAGAAGCTACGTGTAGCTAG
- a CDS encoding TrkA C-terminal domain-containing protein gives MAREALILDSNDDLAAQLATILTENGYVARILTTRERAKTFEKIPVYIHTILENYERVVKELDFSHIEIAVFASPNDMLNLTMAKLARSHGVPIVIITARSNQVIQQAEEAGVLTIIPHHCVLSRLLRILNLKFTKIIPIKGEISMLEMLVTSDSKILGRTIGDLEDDTGSKITVVRGDELITAREAEIQEGDYLIAVGYHAELQRITE, from the coding sequence GTGGCCAGAGAAGCGTTAATACTCGACAGCAACGATGACCTCGCCGCCCAGCTCGCCACAATCCTGACGGAAAACGGATACGTGGCGAGAATTCTGACGACGAGAGAACGCGCCAAGACATTTGAAAAGATACCAGTCTACATCCACACAATTCTCGAAAACTATGAACGAGTAGTAAAAGAACTAGACTTTTCACATATAGAAATCGCCGTGTTTGCCTCTCCAAATGACATGTTAAACCTCACCATGGCAAAACTAGCCAGATCTCACGGAGTCCCCATTGTCATAATCACGGCAAGGTCAAACCAAGTTATCCAACAAGCAGAAGAGGCAGGTGTCTTAACTATTATTCCACACCACTGCGTCCTCTCCCGCCTATTGCGAATTCTAAATCTCAAATTTACAAAAATAATCCCCATCAAAGGAGAGATCTCTATGCTAGAAATGTTGGTGACATCAGATTCAAAAATCCTCGGCAGAACAATAGGCGATTTAGAAGACGACACGGGAAGTAAAATCACGGTGGTCAGAGGAGACGAGCTGATTACAGCAAGAGAGGCGGAGATCCAAGAGGGCGATTACCTAATAGCGGTGGGGTACCACGCCGAGTTGCAGAGAATCACAGAGTAG
- a CDS encoding TIGR04013 family B12-binding domain/radical SAM domain-containing protein: MIILARVFEGPNNGLAYVLAPIEDRYKVVTTKNPYEDAAALVSKGERVVVLYSLSTPTFVEVWQEIAVVARRFPVVAGGPHAMGDPLTLLRLGVKYVVVGDGEAALPAILDREEGHSDETPPNVLTVEDGVLRAGRRVFVELTQRTYSKALGVYPPIEIARSCGYRCAFCQTWMHGPVRYRPLENVAQMAKTYVGVGRREIRFIAPVGFLYQSSDGKTPNVEALVALLKTVREAGGLPYLGTFPSETRPETVTRDVLSALRSLLANKRLSFGLQTASERLLRLTKRGHDVSVVEEAVATARAFGFTPVVDVIAGLPGEEEEDVAATVRKMEKLIAMGARIRMHYYVPLPGTPLWLQEPRPPHRLYQEFVKRWRKKVEGYWEEQMALGRRILETYREIGSYLSRTTPSSTAS, encoded by the coding sequence GTGATTATCCTCGCCAGAGTTTTTGAAGGCCCTAACAACGGGCTGGCTTACGTCCTGGCGCCTATTGAGGATAGGTATAAGGTGGTAACGACGAAGAACCCCTACGAAGATGCCGCGGCGCTGGTCAGCAAAGGTGAGCGGGTAGTGGTGCTTTACAGCCTGTCCACCCCCACATTTGTAGAGGTGTGGCAAGAGATTGCTGTGGTGGCTAGGCGCTTTCCTGTAGTGGCGGGAGGCCCCCACGCCATGGGCGACCCGCTGACCCTACTAAGGCTTGGGGTAAAGTACGTGGTGGTAGGCGACGGAGAGGCGGCCCTGCCCGCCATATTGGATAGGGAAGAGGGGCATAGCGACGAGACGCCGCCCAACGTCTTGACGGTGGAGGACGGGGTGCTTCGGGCGGGGAGGCGGGTATTCGTGGAGCTGACTCAGAGGACGTACAGCAAGGCGCTGGGGGTGTACCCGCCGATTGAGATAGCCAGATCTTGTGGCTATAGATGCGCATTCTGCCAGACGTGGATGCACGGCCCCGTTAGGTACAGGCCGCTGGAAAACGTGGCACAGATGGCCAAGACGTACGTCGGGGTGGGGCGCAGAGAGATTAGGTTTATAGCACCGGTCGGCTTCCTCTACCAATCCAGCGACGGAAAGACGCCCAACGTCGAGGCTCTCGTCGCATTGCTGAAGACAGTGAGGGAGGCCGGGGGGTTGCCCTACCTCGGCACCTTCCCCTCCGAGACAAGGCCCGAGACTGTTACACGAGATGTCCTCTCGGCCTTGAGGAGCCTCCTCGCCAACAAGAGACTCTCCTTTGGGTTGCAGACAGCCTCAGAGAGGCTGTTGCGGCTTACTAAAAGAGGACACGACGTGTCTGTGGTGGAAGAGGCAGTGGCAACGGCGCGTGCCTTTGGCTTCACGCCGGTCGTAGACGTAATAGCTGGTCTGCCCGGCGAAGAGGAGGAAGACGTTGCTGCCACCGTCAGGAAGATGGAGAAGCTGATAGCCATGGGGGCGAGGATTCGGATGCACTACTACGTACCACTACCGGGAACCCCTCTGTGGCTACAAGAACCGCGCCCACCTCACAGACTCTACCAGGAATTTGTAAAGAGGTGGAGGAAGAAGGTTGAGGGGTATTGGGAGGAGCAGATGGCGCTAGGCAGGAGAATACTAGAGACTTACCGAGAGATTGGGAGCTACCTCTCGCGCACCACGCCCAGCTCCACGGCTAGCTGA
- a CDS encoding phosphate-starvation-inducible PsiE family protein, translated as MNIVETLRRGEYLVYLLILLLTSFLLALSLYMAFSRVYELFQNIGKPPDILGASIYNVLSDVFLVVVFVELIDTFITYIEQKRIVVYKIIDVALVALARELFIYLAPVNKEFSIDKAVALVGATFVVGVIDYLQRRALPAERRRRA; from the coding sequence GTGAATATCGTGGAAACTCTACGTAGAGGTGAATACCTAGTCTATCTGCTAATCCTCTTGTTGACGTCGTTTCTTTTAGCTTTATCTCTCTACATGGCGTTTAGCAGAGTTTATGAGTTATTCCAAAATATTGGCAAGCCTCCTGACATTTTAGGAGCCTCTATATACAACGTATTATCTGATGTCTTTTTAGTAGTTGTATTTGTAGAGTTAATAGATACGTTCATTACCTATATCGAGCAGAAGCGTATTGTTGTGTATAAAATCATCGACGTGGCCCTCGTCGCATTAGCTAGAGAGTTATTCATCTACCTGGCGCCGGTGAATAAGGAGTTTTCTATTGATAAGGCGGTGGCTCTGGTGGGCGCCACATTTGTAGTTGGCGTAATCGACTACCTGCAGAGGAGGGCGCTGCCCGCTGAGAGGCGTAGAAGAGCCTGA
- a CDS encoding 30S ribosomal protein S24e, with product MSSESFNIINIRENKLLGRRELLVEAAHINASTPTRQNVREWVSKQLGVDVSNVFIRRIKTQYGAGKSVAEIHVYNDSKLARAVEPLYILARNLGEEGKKLLEEVRKRRNERREKKRKRKK from the coding sequence GTGTCTTCGGAGTCTTTCAACATCATTAATATCAGGGAAAATAAGCTACTCGGCAGGAGGGAGCTCTTGGTGGAGGCGGCTCACATAAATGCCTCTACCCCCACGCGTCAAAACGTGAGGGAGTGGGTGTCGAAGCAACTGGGGGTCGACGTCTCTAACGTCTTTATTAGAAGAATTAAGACCCAGTACGGGGCTGGTAAGTCCGTGGCTGAGATCCACGTTTACAACGACTCTAAGCTGGCCAGGGCTGTTGAGCCGCTTTACATACTGGCAAGAAACCTCGGCGAGGAGGGCAAAAAGTTGCTAGAGGAGGTTCGGAAGAGGAGGAATGAGCGTAGAGAGAAGAAGAGGAAGAGGAAGAAGTAG
- a CDS encoding 30S ribosomal protein S27ae → MSKKAPAKSEKKLPRAATWYELDLQKGVFRFKNKLCPKCGSVMAFHKEPVPRWHCGKCGYTQFQR, encoded by the coding sequence ATGTCTAAGAAAGCCCCGGCGAAGAGCGAGAAGAAGCTCCCCCGCGCCGCTACGTGGTACGAGCTCGATCTACAGAAGGGGGTGTTTAGATTTAAGAACAAGCTGTGCCCCAAGTGTGGCTCTGTTATGGCTTTCCACAAGGAGCCTGTGCCTAGGTGGCACTGCGGAAAGTGCGGCTACACCCAGTTCCAGAGGTAG
- a CDS encoding cystathionine gamma-synthase family protein → MRRATLAVRGYKYSDPHGALQPPIYVTALFRMEGEALKSDRGFDLKYSREENPTLRPLEEVIANLEHGVDSLAFNSGMAALSAVFLSLLSADASVLTTMEAYGATLRLLDALEKYGVRLRKTYPDTDDYIEALKAVKPTLVFFETITNPLLKVLDGPEIIKAAKDLGAVVVVDNTFATPVLTTPISYGADIVVHSTTKYIGGHNDVVGGVAVISRHELLEELWIWRAMLGGIMQPFEAYLTLRGVKTLFVRFERQCKTAMEVAQFLEGHGKVSEVIYPGLPSHPHHSIAKRLFGDGFGAVVSFRLKGGRDAAIKFFKALRLITPGPSLGGVESIATYPIASAASPIPDEEKKILGITEDLVRLSVGLEDAQDLIEDLDRALNS, encoded by the coding sequence ATGCGGAGGGCTACCCTCGCCGTGAGGGGGTATAAGTACTCGGACCCCCACGGCGCGTTGCAACCTCCTATCTACGTGACTGCGCTTTTCAGAATGGAGGGGGAGGCTCTGAAGTCTGACCGTGGGTTCGATCTTAAATACAGCCGCGAGGAGAATCCTACTCTTAGACCTCTTGAAGAGGTAATTGCCAATCTTGAACACGGTGTGGATTCTCTGGCTTTTAACAGCGGCATGGCGGCGCTCTCCGCAGTATTCCTTTCCTTGCTATCTGCGGACGCCTCCGTACTCACTACTATGGAGGCCTATGGAGCAACCTTGAGGCTACTAGACGCTCTGGAAAAATACGGCGTAAGGCTTCGAAAAACTTATCCAGACACAGATGACTATATAGAGGCTTTAAAAGCTGTAAAGCCCACGCTGGTCTTTTTCGAAACTATTACAAACCCTCTACTAAAGGTGTTGGACGGGCCGGAGATCATAAAGGCGGCGAAGGATCTAGGCGCGGTGGTGGTGGTAGACAACACCTTCGCGACTCCGGTGCTCACAACCCCCATCTCATATGGCGCCGACATTGTAGTGCACTCTACTACTAAATACATTGGGGGACACAACGACGTGGTAGGCGGCGTCGCTGTGATCTCGCGCCACGAGTTACTCGAGGAGTTGTGGATTTGGAGGGCGATGCTTGGCGGCATTATGCAACCATTTGAGGCGTATTTGACTCTCAGGGGTGTTAAGACGCTTTTTGTGCGATTTGAGCGGCAGTGCAAGACGGCGATGGAGGTTGCCCAATTCCTAGAGGGACACGGCAAGGTGTCTGAGGTTATTTATCCGGGTCTCCCGAGCCACCCCCACCACTCCATCGCGAAGAGGCTGTTCGGCGACGGGTTCGGCGCGGTGGTTTCCTTTAGGTTAAAGGGTGGGAGGGATGCTGCTATTAAGTTTTTCAAGGCGCTTAGGTTAATAACGCCGGGTCCCAGCCTTGGCGGGGTTGAGAGCATAGCGACGTACCCCATAGCCAGCGCGGCTTCGCCCATCCCAGATGAGGAGAAGAAAATCCTGGGAATTACCGAGGACTTGGTGAGGCTTTCTGTGGGTTTGGAAGATGCTCAGGATTTAATAGAAGACCTTGATAGAGCTCTAAATAGTTAA